A window from Elusimicrobiota bacterium encodes these proteins:
- a CDS encoding RNB domain-containing ribonuclease, with product MTTNPPWLVATLLISLLRPSSSQAQTVVSVHSVPQNLPAALALPAPSQRLALPAPVATGAETGLGLPGLAVRPVLQLPAAAADAHAVPAAQGLPVVQAAKPAAADTNAAVKTPSKALLPVADAQPQKSLPSVGALLESVDEPVEGKGVETAGVGRGGGRLDKLFDGAGGRGGAPAGVPTGADVQSADAYPAYLRAQFEGVRRIHGDEAVVRLQDDIRLAKRFFAEVLGDLEVGRGGLADVAVEQLIMQSGVVAPAQKGRSIEEPGSFDKFIDRITLIGFDEQGRERSLTEARRLWVVHNPLRSPANVLDLFGKAFWSGELIHGAKAYREARSLGGAIDFAQLRSVALANRKLSGKAEFSGPSVHAVSKLTVRTVRKVVAGAVAELGKNGIVVMDSKVSERRVDRRNIFDVSFRVADEGSTAAAEAALKDALLRQDPEATFQEKPAERRSAMSAEEAAAVGSFDPEAVKAKALPKKAQDAPVVRASRAVEQGPRKQAGSKRPERSVLRAAVAAEVETVASSPDGTLPSPKVSASLAHGQTSSAGPIPGVDFTAEQLERVRTSDESVARGVRAAMQSILREGEAVEVISRGSTSRLTHSDENPDYDIQVDLPAQWNAKDVAQFVERNLDAIQAALSKHVRRETAWLFPGVKTGVQTGGVVSLTDPDSGKLVEGVYMLPVHVQGPEGLLLDVDVTLTNRPEYANAYPEYFDAQLGAVLRLGGEGADVRLLRDIRLAKRFFSEVIGSYKFWRGGPTGVGVEQLVIQSGRVADADQGRTILEAGSFDKLMDRLVLIGFDAQGRARSVEEARRLWSVHNPFMAPANFLDLLGRGYWAKLIHAARNYREGRAEGRAIDLQALKSSVRGVGKAGKSRRERQSPPSVSSYEDAGGDASIGSVSKLSARDMRVAIAGAIQNLEKRGISLKKPRVAGAPMRSVKGRHLHLFDIGFRVSDESVIPAVKEEIENAVLQKDAEATFMEPEEPSSRSIEQTGAEKPQAPRPQVRPRSQGPSRKDAVPPAVTLRSAAQPPAVAQTPVPAEPPRAGEPGAMTLEMLRKFTLTGPEPLARGDAFLYAQGAKALPAGLEGGAVSAAELVGDESAPTPLVRRDGSISVRLETTDPDGNSKMKFVSVPVELAQGIPSDALVQVRFDGKKVLSVRPVGAYRADVVIGRVLRGKEGELRLSALFSDDPSRTLYAPLPLAAGAKVLEGSILQAFVRPLRDGRFEAVPLADFGAAITPEIAAREIALRYGARGYFDEAVIRQAEEIGRTQDPAADFRRMKESKGRTEDLRALPFVTVDPIGAGDLDDAYYVEKSAEGGYTWYLATSDVAQYVQPGTPAFRAAARIGNTFYTLDKDGVPEYPMNHPVVSKNVSSLLDGKDSLSMISKMSFSPEGKFLPEKSEVFLGLVRVQGRYTYDQVAALWEGKPDHGIAHLEQVSLARELSGKLDAHDEERGKLKLEFEETRYRKLADGSWKAELVMDPPLVKESHHIIEELKVYGNQAIAARLDAISKDHGIPHISRVHPPQTEERNLKLRTQLLALGVPWEVDEPLWTYLKRLQALPGASQELKNTAQMLTLMSRNSAKYAADDALGHEGLALGAEAYDHPSTPLRRFSDMYNRALLETYLEGGDPKTVHAAVLADLKEMGFESFDEYLEHLNGREQASRKMDREMDAFMSVYELSKPENQGRPLAGYVKMVREGKTLEATIQLRDVPVTLVLREGEAKGYKMLDEVTVNVRSADLYDLGVDASITKKGGRPSSTREKGREKGNGKREKRPKSERHSQAGRHAKTADAPVLGERRSSRGDRRSSQGDRRSALEGDAQPRFIEAPAAPSAGASKTAYLGGLEGLSGKELAWALGDVVSARQRSRGKYKTPPYLYRTADSVMQRGQRGLVDPYSGVFVPGTGREGKQYLGEIDGNGVVTEMSLEHVWPQSFFEHDEPMVSDLHHLMAVFRAPNHLRGRMPFGEAKDSSLYENKAGARSDGVVFEPPDFSKGRIARALLYFFVRYCDEDIFRDHARGFWAPHVETYLRWNREHPPTDFERRRNDVVEGFQGNRNPFVDDPTLADRIGVEALRWPGTREDPDAPSPEEASEPTNDAEMRELYGVGTEKDERTSGRAPGREGSANDRSLRSSDRSRKDARAVSSKPARKAVREKSRSRKERSSEGRSAKKSLRRDKRR from the coding sequence ATGACCACCAACCCGCCGTGGCTGGTCGCAACCCTTCTCATCTCCCTTCTCCGGCCTTCCAGTTCGCAAGCCCAGACCGTCGTCTCCGTGCACTCGGTCCCGCAGAACCTCCCCGCCGCGCTCGCCCTCCCCGCGCCGTCTCAACGCCTCGCGCTGCCCGCGCCCGTCGCGACGGGCGCCGAGACGGGGCTCGGGCTGCCCGGCCTCGCGGTGCGGCCCGTGCTCCAACTCCCGGCGGCGGCCGCGGACGCGCACGCCGTGCCGGCCGCGCAGGGCCTTCCCGTCGTCCAGGCCGCGAAGCCCGCTGCCGCCGACACGAACGCCGCGGTGAAGACCCCGTCGAAGGCTCTCCTTCCCGTCGCCGACGCGCAGCCGCAGAAGTCCCTCCCTTCCGTCGGAGCCCTCCTCGAGTCCGTCGACGAGCCGGTCGAAGGCAAGGGCGTCGAGACGGCCGGCGTCGGGCGCGGGGGGGGGCGTCTGGACAAGCTCTTCGACGGCGCCGGAGGACGCGGCGGCGCTCCGGCCGGAGTCCCGACCGGCGCGGACGTCCAGTCCGCCGACGCCTATCCCGCGTATCTGCGCGCGCAGTTCGAAGGGGTTCGCCGCATACACGGCGATGAGGCCGTCGTCCGCCTCCAGGACGACATCCGTCTGGCCAAGCGCTTCTTCGCGGAGGTGCTCGGGGATCTCGAGGTCGGGCGCGGCGGGCTCGCCGACGTCGCCGTCGAGCAGCTCATCATGCAGTCGGGCGTCGTGGCGCCCGCGCAGAAGGGCCGTTCGATCGAGGAGCCCGGGAGCTTCGACAAGTTCATCGACCGCATCACCCTCATCGGCTTCGACGAGCAGGGCCGCGAGCGCAGTCTCACAGAGGCCCGCCGGCTATGGGTCGTGCACAATCCTCTCCGGTCCCCCGCGAACGTCCTCGACCTCTTCGGCAAGGCGTTCTGGTCCGGGGAGCTGATCCATGGCGCGAAGGCCTATCGCGAGGCGCGTTCTCTCGGGGGGGCGATCGATTTCGCGCAGCTGCGCTCCGTCGCGCTCGCGAACCGGAAGCTCTCCGGGAAGGCGGAGTTCTCCGGTCCTTCCGTCCATGCCGTCTCCAAGCTGACGGTCCGGACCGTGCGGAAGGTCGTCGCCGGGGCGGTCGCCGAACTGGGGAAGAACGGTATCGTCGTCATGGACTCGAAAGTCTCCGAGCGCCGGGTCGACCGGCGCAACATCTTCGACGTCTCTTTCCGCGTCGCGGACGAAGGTTCCACCGCCGCCGCGGAGGCGGCCCTCAAGGACGCCCTCCTCCGCCAGGACCCGGAGGCGACCTTCCAGGAGAAGCCCGCGGAGCGCCGCTCCGCCATGTCCGCCGAAGAGGCCGCGGCCGTGGGGAGCTTCGATCCGGAGGCCGTGAAGGCCAAAGCGCTCCCGAAGAAGGCTCAGGACGCTCCGGTCGTCCGCGCGTCCCGCGCCGTCGAGCAGGGGCCGCGGAAGCAGGCCGGTTCCAAGCGCCCCGAGCGGAGCGTCCTGCGCGCCGCGGTCGCGGCGGAGGTGGAGACGGTCGCCTCCAGCCCCGACGGGACCCTGCCGTCGCCGAAGGTCTCGGCGTCCCTCGCGCACGGACAGACGTCGAGCGCGGGTCCGATCCCGGGCGTCGATTTCACCGCCGAGCAGCTCGAGCGCGTGCGCACGAGCGACGAGTCCGTCGCGCGCGGAGTGCGTGCCGCGATGCAGAGCATCCTCCGGGAGGGGGAGGCGGTCGAGGTGATCTCGCGCGGTTCCACCTCCCGCCTGACGCACAGCGACGAGAACCCCGACTACGACATCCAGGTCGACCTCCCCGCGCAGTGGAACGCGAAGGACGTCGCGCAGTTCGTCGAGCGGAACCTGGACGCGATCCAGGCGGCCCTTTCCAAGCACGTCCGCCGAGAGACCGCCTGGCTGTTCCCCGGAGTGAAGACCGGCGTCCAGACGGGCGGCGTGGTGTCGCTCACCGACCCGGACTCGGGGAAGCTCGTCGAGGGCGTCTATATGCTGCCCGTGCACGTCCAGGGGCCTGAGGGACTCCTGCTGGACGTGGACGTCACGCTGACCAACCGCCCGGAGTACGCCAACGCCTACCCCGAATATTTCGACGCGCAGCTCGGTGCCGTCCTCCGCCTGGGAGGCGAGGGGGCGGACGTCCGTCTCCTGCGCGACATCCGGCTGGCCAAGCGCTTCTTCTCCGAGGTCATCGGTTCCTATAAGTTCTGGCGCGGAGGCCCCACCGGGGTCGGCGTCGAGCAACTCGTCATTCAGTCGGGCCGCGTCGCGGACGCCGACCAAGGACGCACGATCCTGGAAGCGGGGAGCTTCGACAAGCTCATGGACCGCCTCGTCCTCATCGGTTTCGACGCGCAGGGGCGCGCGCGCAGCGTCGAGGAAGCGCGCCGGCTCTGGAGCGTGCACAACCCCTTCATGGCGCCCGCGAACTTCCTCGACCTGCTCGGCAGGGGCTACTGGGCGAAGCTGATCCATGCCGCGAGGAACTATCGCGAGGGACGGGCGGAAGGGCGAGCCATCGACCTCCAGGCCCTGAAGTCCTCCGTGCGCGGAGTCGGAAAGGCCGGGAAGAGTCGAAGGGAGCGGCAGAGCCCGCCGTCGGTCTCCTCGTATGAGGATGCGGGCGGCGACGCCTCCATCGGCAGCGTCTCCAAGCTGAGCGCCCGGGACATGCGCGTGGCGATCGCCGGGGCGATCCAGAACCTCGAGAAGCGCGGGATATCCCTCAAGAAGCCCCGCGTTGCGGGGGCTCCCATGCGCAGCGTGAAGGGACGGCATCTCCATCTCTTCGACATCGGCTTCCGCGTCTCCGACGAGAGCGTCATCCCCGCCGTCAAGGAGGAGATCGAGAACGCCGTCCTTCAAAAGGACGCCGAGGCGACGTTCATGGAGCCGGAGGAGCCGTCCTCGCGCTCCATCGAGCAGACGGGGGCCGAGAAGCCGCAGGCCCCGCGGCCTCAGGTACGCCCTCGCTCGCAGGGGCCGTCCAGGAAGGACGCCGTCCCCCCTGCGGTGACGCTCCGGTCCGCCGCGCAGCCCCCGGCCGTGGCGCAGACGCCGGTCCCCGCCGAACCGCCGCGCGCGGGCGAGCCGGGCGCCATGACGCTCGAGATGCTGCGCAAGTTCACGCTCACCGGGCCCGAGCCGCTCGCCCGCGGAGACGCGTTCCTCTATGCACAGGGCGCGAAGGCCCTGCCGGCGGGTCTCGAGGGAGGCGCCGTGAGCGCCGCCGAGCTCGTCGGCGACGAGAGCGCGCCGACCCCGCTGGTCCGGCGCGACGGGAGCATCTCCGTGCGTCTCGAGACCACCGACCCGGACGGGAACTCCAAGATGAAGTTCGTCTCCGTCCCCGTCGAGCTCGCTCAGGGGATCCCCTCCGACGCCCTGGTCCAGGTCCGCTTCGACGGGAAGAAGGTCCTCTCCGTGCGTCCCGTGGGCGCCTACCGGGCGGACGTCGTCATCGGCCGGGTCCTGCGCGGCAAGGAGGGGGAGCTGCGGCTCTCCGCCCTCTTCTCAGACGATCCTTCCCGGACGCTCTACGCCCCTCTGCCTCTGGCGGCGGGTGCGAAGGTCCTGGAGGGCTCCATCCTGCAGGCGTTCGTGCGTCCCCTTCGCGACGGGAGATTCGAGGCGGTCCCGCTCGCCGACTTCGGGGCCGCGATCACTCCCGAGATCGCCGCGCGCGAGATCGCCCTGCGCTACGGCGCGCGGGGCTACTTCGACGAGGCGGTCATCCGTCAGGCCGAGGAGATCGGACGGACCCAGGACCCCGCCGCCGACTTTCGCCGCATGAAGGAGAGCAAGGGACGGACCGAGGACCTGCGCGCGCTCCCGTTCGTGACCGTCGACCCCATCGGCGCGGGGGACCTCGACGACGCGTACTACGTCGAGAAGAGCGCGGAGGGCGGCTATACCTGGTACCTGGCGACCTCCGACGTGGCCCAGTACGTGCAGCCGGGGACGCCGGCCTTCCGCGCCGCGGCGCGCATCGGCAACACCTTCTACACTCTCGACAAGGACGGGGTTCCCGAATATCCGATGAACCATCCGGTCGTGTCGAAGAACGTCTCGAGCCTCCTCGACGGGAAGGATTCCCTCTCGATGATCTCGAAGATGTCCTTCAGCCCGGAGGGGAAGTTCCTCCCCGAGAAGTCCGAGGTCTTCCTGGGGCTCGTGCGCGTGCAGGGACGCTACACCTACGACCAGGTCGCCGCGCTCTGGGAGGGGAAGCCGGACCACGGCATCGCCCACCTCGAGCAGGTCTCCCTCGCGCGGGAGCTTTCGGGAAAGCTCGACGCCCACGACGAGGAGCGCGGGAAGCTCAAGCTCGAGTTCGAAGAGACGCGCTACCGCAAGCTGGCCGACGGGAGCTGGAAGGCCGAGCTGGTCATGGACCCGCCGCTCGTCAAGGAATCCCACCACATCATCGAGGAACTCAAGGTCTACGGGAACCAGGCCATCGCCGCCCGCCTCGACGCCATCTCCAAGGACCACGGGATCCCTCACATCAGCCGCGTGCATCCGCCCCAGACCGAGGAGCGGAACCTGAAGCTGCGAACCCAGCTTCTCGCCCTCGGCGTGCCGTGGGAGGTCGATGAGCCGTTGTGGACCTATCTCAAGCGTCTTCAGGCCCTCCCGGGGGCCTCGCAGGAGCTGAAGAACACAGCGCAGATGCTCACGCTCATGAGCCGCAACAGCGCGAAATACGCGGCCGACGACGCCCTGGGGCACGAGGGCCTCGCGCTCGGGGCCGAGGCGTACGACCATCCGTCCACCCCGCTGCGGCGCTTCTCCGACATGTACAACCGCGCGCTCCTCGAGACCTACCTCGAGGGCGGCGATCCCAAGACCGTCCACGCGGCCGTCCTCGCCGACCTGAAGGAGATGGGCTTCGAGAGCTTCGACGAGTATCTCGAGCACCTCAACGGACGGGAGCAGGCGTCCCGGAAGATGGACCGCGAGATGGACGCTTTCATGTCCGTCTACGAGCTCTCAAAGCCGGAGAACCAGGGCCGGCCGCTCGCGGGCTACGTGAAGATGGTCCGGGAAGGAAAGACCCTCGAGGCCACGATCCAGCTCCGCGACGTCCCCGTGACGCTGGTCCTGCGCGAGGGCGAGGCCAAGGGCTACAAGATGCTCGACGAGGTCACGGTGAACGTCCGCAGCGCCGACCTCTACGACCTGGGCGTCGACGCTTCGATCACGAAGAAGGGCGGGCGTCCCTCCTCCACGCGCGAGAAGGGCCGGGAGAAGGGGAACGGGAAGAGGGAGAAGCGCCCGAAGTCGGAGCGGCATTCGCAGGCGGGGCGCCATGCGAAGACGGCGGACGCCCCGGTCCTCGGAGAGCGTCGTTCCTCCCGCGGCGACCGACGGTCCTCGCAGGGGGACCGCCGTTCCGCTCTCGAGGGGGACGCGCAGCCCCGCTTCATCGAGGCTCCGGCCGCTCCTTCCGCGGGCGCGTCGAAGACCGCGTACCTCGGAGGTCTCGAAGGCCTCTCGGGGAAGGAGCTCGCGTGGGCCCTCGGCGACGTCGTGAGCGCGAGGCAACGCTCCAGGGGGAAGTACAAGACGCCTCCGTATCTGTATCGGACCGCGGACAGCGTCATGCAGAGGGGGCAGCGCGGCCTCGTGGACCCGTACTCCGGCGTCTTCGTGCCGGGGACCGGCCGGGAGGGGAAGCAGTACCTCGGGGAGATCGACGGCAACGGCGTCGTGACGGAGATGAGCCTCGAGCACGTCTGGCCGCAGTCCTTCTTCGAGCATGACGAACCGATGGTCTCGGACCTCCACCACCTGATGGCGGTCTTCCGCGCCCCCAACCACCTCCGCGGCCGAATGCCCTTCGGCGAGGCGAAGGACTCGAGCCTCTACGAGAACAAGGCCGGCGCCCGCTCCGACGGCGTCGTCTTCGAGCCGCCGGACTTCAGCAAGGGCCGCATCGCCCGCGCGCTTCTCTACTTCTTCGTCCGCTACTGCGACGAGGACATCTTCCGCGACCACGCCCGCGGCTTCTGGGCTCCGCACGTCGAGACCTACCTGCGCTGGAACCGCGAGCATCCGCCGACCGACTTCGAGCGGCGCCGCAACGACGTCGTGGAAGGCTTCCAGGGCAACCGCAACCCTTTCGTGGACGACCCGACGCTCGCCGACCGCATCGGCGTCGAGGCGCTGCGCTGGCCGGGGACCCGCGAGGACCCGGACGCGCCCTCCCCCGAGGAGGCCTCCGAGCCCACCAACGACGCGGAGATGCGCGAGCTCTACGGCGTCGGCACGGAGAAGGACGAACGCACCTCCGGCCGGGCTCCGGGCCGGGAGGGTTCCGCGAACGACCGTTCCCTCAGGAGTTCCGACCGCTCGAGGAAGGACGCACGGGCCGTTTCGTCGAAACCCGCGCGAAAAGCGGTCCGAGAGAAGTCCCGCTCGCGCAAGGAGCGTTCCTCCGAGGGCCGGTCGGCGAAGAAGTCTCTGCGCCGGGACAAGCGCCGCTGA
- a CDS encoding ATP-dependent Clp protease proteolytic subunit, translating into MPYIIPQVIERANQGAMVGYDIYSRLLKDRIIFVGGYEGEVTTDSANILIAQLLYLDSEDNTKDINLYINSPGGLVTAGLAVYDTMQYIKAPVTTICIGMAMSFGAVLLAAGTKGRRFALPQARIMIHQPLISGGGISGQATDIEVEAREMSKTKKILCEIIAKHTGQTPAKVEKDSERNFYLSADEAKAYGVIDEVISNTKALPKRK; encoded by the coding sequence ATGCCCTACATCATCCCGCAGGTCATCGAGCGCGCCAACCAGGGCGCCATGGTCGGCTACGACATCTACTCGCGTCTGCTCAAGGACCGCATCATCTTCGTCGGCGGCTACGAGGGCGAGGTCACCACGGACTCGGCCAACATCCTCATCGCCCAGCTCCTCTACCTCGACAGCGAAGACAACACCAAGGACATCAACCTCTACATCAACTCGCCCGGCGGTCTCGTCACCGCGGGGCTGGCCGTCTACGACACGATGCAGTACATCAAGGCCCCCGTCACGACCATCTGCATCGGCATGGCGATGTCCTTCGGCGCGGTGCTGCTCGCCGCCGGCACCAAGGGCCGGCGCTTCGCCCTGCCGCAGGCCCGCATCATGATCCACCAGCCGCTCATCTCCGGCGGCGGCATCTCGGGCCAGGCCACCGACATCGAGGTCGAGGCCCGGGAGATGTCGAAGACGAAGAAGATCCTCTGCGAGATCATCGCCAAGCACACCGGACAGACCCCGGCGAAGGTCGAGAAGGACTCCGAGCGGAACTTCTACCTTTCCGCCGACGAGGCGAAGGCCTACGGCGTCATCGACGAAGTGATCTCGAACACCAAGGCGCTGCCGAAGAGGAAGTAG
- a CDS encoding MFS transporter encodes MSPRDRRLYAFFVATYLAEGLIGVAYEPIYFLQKDVLRLTPSQSAAFTLVMTLPFLVKPLLGLLTDAVPLLRRRRLPYIVLAAGAASAGWAALALLGEYRYAPTLFLLTAVNVGIAFADTLCDGVMVECGRPTDQTGRFQAVQIGTLYASLLAAGLGGGWLAEHASYKAVFGLTALFPLLILLSALGLREDPAPAPAEQARKTWASLSGLVGSRAFWACCALIFLFSFNPFLGTPMFYFQSGPLAFSKMTIGALTSVSGLFGVLGAAVFGRFHNTDGAFFGRSARLDTPTLVRASLLAGAAVALAHLFYRGIVSAYLLTALYGTLGVFMRLALMDLVARMSPEHGEATAFALFMAVFNLAALASNTFGGWVYEHAAAGAGASSAMNLLVVTGALCTGAAWAFLRWIPEAGLRPALRAGEAV; translated from the coding sequence ATGAGCCCGCGGGACCGCCGCCTCTACGCCTTCTTCGTCGCCACCTACCTCGCCGAGGGGCTCATCGGCGTCGCCTACGAGCCCATCTACTTCCTCCAGAAGGACGTCCTGCGCCTGACCCCCTCCCAGAGCGCCGCGTTCACGCTCGTCATGACGCTGCCCTTCCTCGTGAAGCCGCTGCTGGGGCTCCTCACCGACGCCGTGCCGCTGCTGCGCCGCCGGCGTCTGCCCTACATCGTGCTGGCCGCGGGCGCCGCCTCGGCCGGCTGGGCCGCGCTCGCCCTGCTCGGAGAGTACCGCTACGCGCCGACCCTCTTCCTGCTGACGGCCGTCAACGTCGGCATCGCCTTCGCCGACACCCTCTGCGACGGCGTCATGGTCGAGTGCGGCAGGCCCACCGACCAGACCGGACGCTTCCAGGCCGTCCAGATCGGCACCCTCTACGCGAGCCTCCTCGCCGCGGGGCTCGGCGGCGGCTGGCTGGCCGAGCACGCGTCCTACAAGGCGGTCTTCGGCCTCACCGCCCTCTTCCCGCTCCTCATCCTCCTCTCCGCGCTCGGCCTGCGCGAAGACCCCGCGCCCGCCCCCGCGGAGCAGGCCCGCAAGACCTGGGCGAGCCTCTCCGGCCTCGTGGGGAGCAGGGCCTTCTGGGCCTGCTGCGCGCTCATCTTCCTCTTCAGCTTCAACCCCTTCCTCGGGACGCCGATGTTCTACTTCCAGAGCGGCCCCCTCGCGTTCTCGAAGATGACCATCGGCGCGCTGACCTCCGTCTCCGGCCTCTTCGGCGTGCTCGGAGCCGCGGTCTTCGGACGCTTCCACAACACCGACGGCGCCTTCTTCGGCCGGAGCGCGCGCCTCGACACGCCGACCCTCGTGCGCGCCAGCCTGCTCGCCGGCGCCGCCGTCGCGCTCGCCCACCTCTTCTACCGCGGGATCGTCAGCGCCTACCTGCTGACGGCCCTCTACGGGACCCTCGGGGTCTTCATGCGCCTGGCGCTGATGGACCTCGTGGCGAGGATGAGCCCCGAGCACGGCGAGGCGACCGCCTTCGCGCTCTTCATGGCGGTCTTCAACCTCGCCGCCCTCGCCTCGAACACCTTCGGCGGCTGGGTCTACGAGCACGCCGCCGCCGGGGCCGGGGCCTCGTCGGCGATGAACCTCCTCGTCGTCACCGGCGCGCTCTGCACCGGGGCGGCGTGGGCGTTCCTGCGCTGGATCCCGGAGGCCGGCCTGCGGCCCGCGCTCCGCGCGGGGGAGGCGGTATGA
- the malQ gene encoding 4-alpha-glucanotransferase, translated as MTPKDFLETVGRRAGVIVPLSALRTRRDLGIGYIGALDPFFDWMESAGLSVLSLLPLNDLSPLDSCPYSAISALALDPAYVCLQEVPEIKHSPEACRRLDETAESREAELCRRADHVHFGDARALKMRLLEDAYRRFEEKEFDRDTQRAHEFLAFVARNRWLNDYALFKTLKEERGWEAWHHWPEGLRERDPRMLSDYRVKHAHRIRFHQYVQWLLFTQWRAVRERANARGILLFGDLPFGLSRESAEVWSRREDFDIALKMGAPPDPFSETGQDWGLPAYRWAQMKERGHLFWKARLRQAAELYDLYRLDHAIGYFRTWVLEKDPQHGRFDVEPESAQSLRGEEFMRMALEESGRSRPVAEDLGVIPPFLREVLPRLGIPGYKVARWEHLEDNWRFKDPKDFPPLSMAVAGTHDTEPLASWWEGIPDDERGRYWEMVVGHPEPAPPFAGAHEALLRSLYGAGSALALLQFQDVLGTKERVNVPATVGEHNWTYRVPCAAEDLVVLPQFVEGARRLKRLAAESGRLIKKN; from the coding sequence ATGACTCCGAAGGATTTCCTGGAGACCGTGGGCCGGCGCGCGGGCGTCATCGTCCCGCTCTCGGCGCTGCGCACGCGCCGCGACCTCGGCATCGGCTACATCGGCGCGCTCGACCCCTTCTTCGACTGGATGGAGAGCGCGGGCCTCAGCGTGCTCTCGCTGCTGCCGCTCAACGACCTCTCGCCGCTCGACTCCTGCCCCTACTCCGCCATCAGCGCGCTCGCGCTGGACCCCGCCTACGTCTGCCTCCAGGAGGTCCCCGAGATCAAGCACTCCCCGGAGGCCTGCCGGCGCCTCGACGAGACCGCCGAGTCCCGCGAGGCCGAGCTCTGCCGGCGCGCCGACCACGTGCATTTCGGCGACGCCCGCGCGCTCAAGATGCGCCTCCTCGAGGACGCCTACCGCCGCTTCGAGGAGAAGGAGTTCGACCGCGACACCCAGCGCGCGCACGAGTTCCTCGCCTTCGTCGCGCGCAACCGCTGGCTCAACGACTACGCGCTCTTCAAGACCCTCAAGGAGGAACGCGGCTGGGAGGCCTGGCACCACTGGCCCGAGGGCCTGCGCGAGCGCGATCCGCGCATGCTCTCCGACTACCGGGTCAAGCACGCGCACCGCATCCGCTTCCACCAGTACGTGCAGTGGCTGCTCTTCACGCAGTGGCGCGCCGTGCGCGAGCGCGCCAACGCCCGCGGCATCCTCCTCTTCGGCGACCTCCCCTTCGGGCTCTCGCGCGAGAGCGCCGAGGTCTGGTCGCGCCGCGAAGACTTCGACATCGCCCTGAAGATGGGCGCCCCGCCCGACCCCTTCAGCGAGACCGGCCAGGACTGGGGGCTGCCCGCCTACCGCTGGGCGCAGATGAAGGAGCGCGGCCACCTCTTCTGGAAGGCGCGCCTGCGCCAGGCCGCCGAGCTCTACGACCTCTACCGCCTCGACCACGCCATCGGCTACTTCCGGACCTGGGTCCTGGAGAAGGACCCCCAGCACGGCCGCTTCGACGTCGAGCCCGAGTCGGCGCAGTCGCTGCGCGGCGAGGAGTTCATGCGCATGGCGCTCGAGGAGTCGGGCCGTTCGAGGCCCGTGGCCGAGGACCTCGGCGTCATCCCCCCCTTCCTGCGCGAGGTCCTCCCCCGACTCGGGATCCCGGGCTACAAGGTCGCGCGCTGGGAGCACCTCGAGGACAACTGGCGCTTCAAGGACCCGAAGGACTTCCCTCCGCTCTCGATGGCCGTCGCCGGCACCCACGACACGGAGCCCCTCGCTTCCTGGTGGGAAGGCATCCCGGACGACGAGCGCGGCCGCTACTGGGAGATGGTCGTCGGGCATCCCGAGCCCGCGCCGCCCTTCGCCGGAGCCCACGAGGCCCTGCTGCGCTCCCTCTACGGGGCCGGCTCCGCGCTCGCGCTCCTCCAGTTCCAGGACGTGCTCGGGACGAAGGAGCGCGTCAACGTGCCCGCGACGGTCGGCGAGCACAACTGGACCTACCGCGTCCCCTGCGCGGCCGAGGACCTCGTCGTCTTGCCGCAGTTCGTCGAGGGAGCGCGGCGCCTCAAACGGCTGGCGGCAGAAAGTGGACGCCTCATCAAGAAGAATTAG
- a CDS encoding Rieske (2Fe-2S) protein, with product MPNWEKICAVAEIPPGTRKLFPLSALDILVFNTGKRFYATAAECPHLGESLIDSELQGHVVRCKSHGYKMDLADGKCVNDAELGLPVFPVEVRDGDVWVKF from the coding sequence ATGCCGAACTGGGAGAAGATCTGCGCCGTCGCCGAGATACCCCCGGGCACCCGGAAGCTGTTCCCCCTGAGCGCCCTCGACATCCTCGTCTTCAACACCGGCAAGCGCTTCTACGCCACCGCCGCCGAGTGCCCCCACCTCGGGGAGAGCCTCATCGACTCCGAGCTCCAGGGCCACGTCGTGCGCTGCAAGAGCCACGGCTACAAGATGGACCTCGCCGACGGCAAGTGCGTCAACGACGCCGAGCTCGGCCTCCCGGTCTTCCCCGTCGAAGTCCGCGACGGCGACGTCTGGGTGAAGTTCTAA